GCAGTATTTGATCATATTTGGGCTGGCGAGCTGTTTCAGGCCGTCTTTTTCCTCATGCTGACTATCGCGGCGTTGACATCAGCTATTTCTTTGTTGGCAAACCCTGTTTCTTATCTCAGTGACCAGTTCAATATTCAGCAAAAAACGGCTGCAATTGTTGTTGGTATTGTGATTTTCTTCCTTGGGGTACCTGCCTCGCTCGCTCTTGGTGACTGGAGCCATATTACTGTTGCAGGGATGGATATCTTCAGCACTATGGAGTTTATCGTTGACAAACTTGCGCTGCCGATTGGCGGAATTGCCACGAGCATCCTTGTGGGCTGGTTTGCTTACCCGAAAATGGTCGATGAGCTCACCAATGGTGGTACGGAAAAATTCGCATACCTTCCAATTTGGAAATGGGTTTGCCGAGTGTTCGCACCGCTTGGCATTCTATGGATTTTAATTCACGGCTTGCTTACCTGATAATATCCAGAGTAAGGGGCGGCAAACTTTAGTCCCTTGAATGAATGGGGCAGTGGAGTTCTTCTAGCTTTCTGAAGCATTTGAAGACCATCACTGTCCCTTTTTTAATTGTAGTGTTCGCGACAATGGCCGCCGTAAGAAGGTCATGGAATACCGTCCCTAAACACAAATACTCCTGTGAATGCAGCTGCATTCAATCCGGTGCGGTGAAAATTATTGAATACGGTTATTCTCCAACCGGCTCTAAGCTTATATAAAATAATATATTATTCACGTATTCGACAAAATCTGCCCTTCAAAAAACACTGTGCTGTGAATTTTCTGAAAAAAAATGATTTGCTGTATTTACAAACCCCCACCTCATGCTTAAAAGCACCTCCAGCGAAGGCCGGTATAGCTCAGATGGTAGAGCACCTGACTTGTAATCAGGGGGTCGCGGGTTCGATCCCTGCTGCCGGCACCATTCGCTTTAAAACTTATGTGACGACGCCGGTATAGCTCAGATGGTAGAGCACCTGACTTGTAATCAGGGGGTCGCGGGTTCGATCCCTGCTGCCGGCACCACTGTTTATCTCCCAAATTTATCATAAAATACAAGCATTGGTTTTCCAACGCTTTTTTAATCTGCTGAGTGCCTGTCCGGTTCTGTTGTTGTCGGAGCTGCATAAGTATTTTTCTAAATAATTCAATTGTTTACCCCTCCCTAAAGGTTGTTCGGTCCTGCGTGCGTATTCGGTAAGAGTTGCCGTAGGGTACAAACAGAACTTGCAGCACCATGTAAAATTTCGATATGTGAATATCCCTAAGTACCTTCTTGCAGTTGTGGCGGTGCGCTTTGGGTTTTCAGCTCTCCGTACCTCCCCATACAAAGAACTGGAATATTCGGGTGAATATCTCTACTTTAACTTTCTTCTCATCAATGTTCGGATCTCGGCTTGGGGATCAACTCCTTTTGTTTGTTGTGCCGCTGGTGGTTTTCCAAACAACAGGAAGTGTTTCCCTTTCGGGCCTTGCATTTGCTGCAGAAACCTTACCACGAGTTCTTTTTTTCCCCGTTTGCGGTGTTCTTGCTGACCGATTTTCTCCAGAAAAACTCATCAGGATAAGTCAAGCAGGTAGAGCTGTCGTCTGTGCCCTTGGGCTAGCAGGGCAATATTATTACGATAGTCTTTACTGGATTATCTCTATCGCGGCACTGTGCGGACTTTTGACGACGCAGGGCTTTATGGCGAGAGAGGTCATGCTGCCGCAAATCTTCAAGAAACTCGCCTTTACAAAGGTGCAGTCCTATGCCCAGACTGTTGATCAGGCATGTATTGTTCTTGGGCCCTTTATTGCAGCGGCACTGTTTAACTGGTTTGGCTGGCAAATTGTGGTTGTAGTCAGTGGGGCTCTTTTTGTTTCCGCTGATATTATGATTCACTTATGGCGGCGCTTAAACGATATTGTTCTGACACGTGCAGGCACTTCGGATGTTCACTGGAGTGAACCATACCGAAAGGCATTTGGACACCTGTTGTACTTACCGGGCTTGAAGAAGGTCATTGCGCTCACTGCTCTGGTGAACCTGATCTTCGGTGTTACACTTGCAACATCAGCCAGTATGGTCACCGGTCTCTATGAACAGTCAGAGGACTTCTATGCTCTCTTGCAATCGGTCGGAGCTATCTGCACTTTTGTTGTTCTGCTTCTGACGGGTCTAAGTCGCTTCAAGCTCTCAACAATCGGTATTTTGGCCTTTGGGGGGGTGGCTCTGGGAGGTGTCATTACCGGCATTACCAGTAATTACTGGATTTACCTTACAGGCTATTGCTTTGTGCTTGGCTTTGACAGCATGTTCAATGTTTATATCCGGAGTGTACGCCAGAAGATCATTCCCCCTGAAGATTACGGAAAAACAACTGGTGTTGCCATATTATTCAACAATATCACAATGCCCATTTCAGGACTTCTTGTAGGGTTGGTGGCAGCTGTTGAGTATACAGGCTTCCTCATTCTAGGTTTGACTGCTTTCACATTGGTTTCAGGAGTAGTCATTAGCTTGATGCCCAGCAGTTCGGACAGGAAAGAAGCGTTGCAGAAACTGTAAGTCACTCGCTGTAGATTAAAAAAGGCCGCTCTGATCTCAGGGCGGCCTTTTTTTTAAGGTGGCAGCTAACTTAAACCAAACTCTTATAAAGTACCCACAAAATGGCAAGTGGGCTAATGATACGTATCATCCACTTCCAAGCCTCTAAGAATTTATAGGGGTTTTCACCATCGTTTGTGAGCTGTTTAGCCATAGTGTTATATGCAACCCACCCTGCGAAGAGGGCAGTAAAAATCCCACCGATTGGAAGCATATAGGTATCGACGGCATAGACCATTAAGTCGAAGAAGGACTTGTCGAAGAGTGCTACATTGCCCCATATGCCAAGAGACAAAGAGCAAACGCAGCCAACGAGGAAGATAAGCAAGCCAATGATTGTTGCAGACCACTTTCGGGTTACGCCAAATGTCTCAGAG
This genomic window from Pseudovibrio sp. M1P-2-3 contains:
- a CDS encoding MFS transporter, whose product is MNISTLTFFSSMFGSRLGDQLLLFVVPLVVFQTTGSVSLSGLAFAAETLPRVLFFPVCGVLADRFSPEKLIRISQAGRAVVCALGLAGQYYYDSLYWIISIAALCGLLTTQGFMAREVMLPQIFKKLAFTKVQSYAQTVDQACIVLGPFIAAALFNWFGWQIVVVVSGALFVSADIMIHLWRRLNDIVLTRAGTSDVHWSEPYRKAFGHLLYLPGLKKVIALTALVNLIFGVTLATSASMVTGLYEQSEDFYALLQSVGAICTFVVLLLTGLSRFKLSTIGILAFGGVALGGVITGITSNYWIYLTGYCFVLGFDSMFNVYIRSVRQKIIPPEDYGKTTGVAILFNNITMPISGLLVGLVAAVEYTGFLILGLTAFTLVSGVVISLMPSSSDRKEALQKL